The genomic stretch CCCTTACTTACCACATGGGGATATTTAGCTATTTTAGAAACCAATTTGGCTCTTGTAATATAATAtctgaaaggagagagaagaggaagaagctgcAGGAGACCCTGGACGGTGCTTGCCGTATCACCAGCCCCCAGTTCCTGGGCCAAACCCAAGAAGCCCTACCTAGAAATCTGGTCCAGATAAGATGCAGCTTCACTCTCAACAGTTCTTAGTTCTGCAACTGTctcctcctaaaaaaaaaaaaaacaagtattaaGGTCAAGTCACTTCCATGTCACCCAAAGAGCAGAccaagggaaaacaaacaaagcaggTTGAAAGGGAGAGTAAACCTTCCGAACCCTCCTCTCCAGTTTGTAATACAGGCACGTTACCTGAATGGACACCCCGAAGTTGTTCCCGTCTTCTATCCTGGGAATCAGGAGCTGTACCCACATTTTGACCTGAAGGGTGAGAGGACCAATATATACCCATGAGGACCCTTGCCTTTTCTGCCGAAGCCACAAAGTATACAATCCATGCCGCTAGGACCAGATGCTGGGAGCACGGGAGCCAAGATACTTCGTGTGCCAACTCCTCTATCACCTCCATGCCTCCTGCCCCACATCCAACATTTCCATAGTTCAAGCCAGGCTTTTTAGGGTCAGCCCACAGGTCACTAGCCCCTGCCTCACCGTGTTGCATTTCTCAATCAGGAGCCGGATCTCAGGTTTCACTTTTTCAATAATGTCCACTAGCTGCTGGTTGCTTTTCAGCATCCCGTTGGGCATCACGAACACCTTGGTTCCTGGTAGGGACATGAAGAAGGTCAAATGattggggtggagggcaggacattaacacccccacccccagccttctctcttcttccccaaacCCATCAGATGCTATGACCTCTGTCTTTCATCTGTCACAATCCTATCTACAAACCATGACCCCACCAATagaatcaaaaagagaaaatgtatggATTAGCAAATGAGTGTCGAAAGTATGCCCAAGGTCTAAAGAACAAGGAAATTACAATATGCTCtaaaaatttggggcgcctgggtggcacagcggttaagcgcctgccttcggctcagggcgtgatcccggcgttccgggatcgagccccacatcaggctcctccgctgtgagcctgcttcttcctctcccactccccctgcttgtgttccctctctcgctggctgtctctatctctgtcaaataaataaaatctttaaaaaaaaaaaaaaaatatatatatatatatatatatatatatgctctaAAAATTTAATGTACCAACTATtactgaagaagagaaaataatgcaaaactGGGACTTCTGTGAAAAACCTGAGATGTGTAGCCACCTCGAACCTCTCTCCCTTGGCAATCCACACTAAGTCAAGCCCTCCCTGTTTATTGGGAAATTAGGTTTTGGGTGCTAAATAACGACCAAATTTTGGAGAACTTGGGAATGCTAACTCTGGAAAATCAAATCTGATCTTGTTTCCTGACCACAGACTGCCCGATCAATCCTCCTGCTCAGGGCTGCAAGCCAGGGAGTGGGTGGGGTAGCGCTGGCTCTTACCTTGGAAGGCCTCTTCACACTCATCCAACCTTCGCTTCTTGTAAGTAGGCTAAGGATACAGAGACAGGAATTAGCTTGCTCTTGACACCCATAACCCCATCACAAGTTACCCTTCGAGCAAGTCGAATCCCTTCTTTGGCCCCATACGTTGTTTTAATTTATGCACAATTTACTCAGCACGTACAGGGCTTTAAGGGAAGATTCTTGCCACAAAGCAACTTACACCCTAGTTGGGAAGACCAACCTTTCAACTGACACATTGAGCAATTAGGGGAGAAGGGTGGATACcataaataggaaaaatgaacCATTCAATGAGGGGTGAGAATAATTAAGGGAATATGTACAAATCTTCTGGTTCCACAAAGAAGCACAATATTTGaccaacaaatatgtatttagcacctgctgtgtaccaggGACAgatctaggtgctggggatacaaagtTGATTAAGACAGTTTCTGCTTTCCAGAGTTGCAAGCTCTACCAATGAGACAGTAACTCAGAcaacaatacagtgttatcactGTTAATATAAAACGTGGACACATAACTGACAAGCACTAGGTGCTAAAGGTACACAGCAAAGACGGGAACTGCAGTTATACAGCAAGAACTGCTCATCCTGTAACAATACTCAAGACACTGAAACAGGTGAGAAAAATCTTGCTTAGAGCCACGGGGACAGACCAGACAACTTAAGGGAACCTGTAGCTATTAGTCGTATTTGGAACTCACTCTAGGACAGAGCAGCATTAGGTTATACACTTCATGCTATAAATGAAAACCAGGGTCTAAAAGTGGTATGCTGGAATCACCATGTCTGTAAGAGCCCTCGTTCCTAGACCCTAACCCCACTGTTGCCTCTGCACGTGTTCAAATTGACTAGGAAGTAGAGAACAGAGAATAGAGAACTGCTGCTTCcgaatacaaagaaaaatgcaggACACTCACACCGTCCAGTCCATCGTGGCTATTGGTGAGAAGAATGGGGTCAGGGACTGGGAGATTCATGTCTGAGTGGATCTGAGTTAGATCATGGATGTTTAGGATTGGTTCCTGAAAGAGAGACACCCACCCCCAAAACAACATTAGTCTtttcaaaatgaacaaagaagtaTTTCATTTGAAGGGCAAGAA from Ursus arctos isolate Adak ecotype North America unplaced genomic scaffold, UrsArc2.0 scaffold_24, whole genome shotgun sequence encodes the following:
- the PSME3 gene encoding proteasome activator complex subunit 3 gives rise to the protein MASLLKVDQEVKLKVDSFRERITSEAEDLVANFFPKKLLELDSFLKEPILNIHDLTQIHSDMNLPVPDPILLTNSHDGLDGPTYKKRRLDECEEAFQGTKVFVMPNGMLKSNQQLVDIIEKVKPEIRLLIEKCNTVKMWVQLLIPRIEDGNNFGVSIQEETVAELRTVESEAASYLDQISRYYITRAKLVSKIAKYPHVEDYRRTVTEIDEKEYISLRLIISELRNQYVTLHDMILKNIEKIKRPRSSNAETLY